In a genomic window of Candidatus Manganitrophaceae bacterium:
- a CDS encoding flagellar protein FliT: MREYESFWALTKEMLDSIKNDEWDRIASISDRREKLLKDLVALDDTLITDSFERMHWSDLIHQCLEMNGKMQALIEEKMMELQKNYGDEKKVFQAYHLNSGR; the protein is encoded by the coding sequence ATGAGAGAATATGAAAGCTTCTGGGCATTAACGAAAGAGATGTTGGACAGCATTAAAAATGATGAGTGGGATCGGATCGCCTCTATTAGCGATCGCCGTGAAAAACTGCTAAAGGATCTAGTGGCCCTGGATGACACTCTCATAACAGATAGCTTCGAGCGGATGCATTGGTCTGACCTGATCCATCAATGCCTTGAAATGAATGGAAAGATGCAGGCGCTGATTGAGGAAAAAATGATGGAACTGCAAAAAAATTACGGTGATGAAAAGAAAGTGTTTCAAGCCTATCATCTGAATTCAGGACGATAG
- the csrA gene encoding carbon storage regulator CsrA, translated as MLVLTRKLGEEIVIGEEIRVIVVEIKRGAVKLGIAAPPHTSIHRQEVFSKIQDENKKAGVLPENIREILKNAKPESFKMNRKSPLTNNELS; from the coding sequence ATGTTGGTCCTGACACGGAAGTTGGGCGAAGAAATCGTAATCGGAGAGGAAATCCGAGTGATCGTCGTAGAAATTAAGAGAGGGGCCGTAAAACTTGGCATCGCAGCGCCGCCTCATACATCGATCCATCGGCAGGAGGTTTTCTCCAAAATACAGGATGAAAATAAAAAGGCAGGAGTGCTCCCAGAAAACATCCGGGAGATCTTAAAAAACGCAAAGCCGGAATCGTTCAAGATGAACCGTAAGAGCCCTTTAACAAATAATGAACTTTCATAG
- a CDS encoding PilZ domain-containing protein — MTEPEDLEDSAGPQTGMNSREYIRVPSECPVIYRMIDPLAPKRSPKKSGPPIPTLLPFDLTQKYGTEEGLNPQIVELILWLDWKMNYLFKTLTRTKDSEVFSYQAILMDLSATGMRFSTPKEISAKTLLEFEFILPILPFQEIVLTGEVIRCIRAHDNAPEEYEIAVEFSQIKESDREQIIRYVVKRQLQLQRERPL; from the coding sequence ATGACGGAGCCGGAAGATTTAGAGGACAGTGCAGGCCCCCAAACGGGAATGAACAGCCGCGAGTATATCCGGGTTCCTTCCGAATGCCCGGTCATTTATCGGATGATCGACCCTTTGGCTCCCAAAAGGAGCCCTAAAAAAAGCGGTCCCCCTATTCCAACCCTTCTCCCCTTCGATTTGACGCAGAAATATGGCACTGAAGAGGGGCTGAACCCTCAAATCGTCGAGCTCATCCTTTGGCTCGACTGGAAGATGAACTATCTTTTTAAAACGCTGACCCGAACGAAGGATTCTGAGGTTTTCTCTTATCAGGCCATTTTGATGGACCTCAGCGCGACAGGAATGAGGTTTTCCACTCCAAAAGAAATCTCTGCCAAAACACTCCTTGAATTCGAATTTATCCTTCCGATTCTTCCATTTCAGGAAATTGTCTTAACAGGGGAGGTCATCCGCTGCATTCGTGCCCACGACAATGCCCCCGAAGAATACGAGATTGCCGTGGAGTTCAGCCAAATTAAAGAATCCGACCGGGAACAGATTATCCGCTACGTTGTCAAAAGGCAGCTCCAACTTCAACGGGAGCGGCCTCTCTAA
- a CDS encoding sigma-54-dependent Fis family transcriptional regulator, giving the protein MQTEEPIQILVVDDENGPQEVLRIALSSRGFQVKIAKSGNQACQMFDTEHFDLVLTDLRMPGMSGIDLLRTIRERSPETIVIFITGYASLDSAIEAVREGAYDYLTKPFRIEELYIAVKNATERIKLIKENKKLFEELKTAYQTMEGGPGDINGESKNLELLQSLQLQLLQIYTRTGPINLKIER; this is encoded by the coding sequence ATGCAGACGGAAGAACCGATTCAAATCCTGGTTGTGGATGACGAGAACGGCCCGCAAGAGGTCCTTCGGATTGCCTTATCAAGCCGTGGTTTTCAGGTTAAGATCGCCAAGAGTGGCAACCAGGCCTGTCAAATGTTTGACACGGAGCATTTTGACCTCGTCCTGACCGATCTCCGAATGCCGGGGATGAGCGGAATTGATCTGCTCCGGACAATTAGAGAAAGATCCCCGGAAACGATTGTCATCTTTATTACAGGCTATGCCTCTCTTGACTCGGCGATTGAGGCGGTTCGAGAAGGTGCCTATGATTATCTTACAAAACCCTTTCGGATCGAAGAGTTGTATATAGCGGTCAAAAACGCCACCGAAAGAATCAAATTAATTAAGGAGAACAAGAAGCTCTTCGAGGAACTCAAGACTGCTTATCAAACGATGGAGGGCGGTCCCGGCGATATCAATGGTGAAAGCAAGAACCTTGAACTGCTCCAATCCCTTCAACTCCAACTTCTGCAGATTTATACCCGCACCGGTCCGATCAATCTGAAAATTGAAAGATAA
- a CDS encoding flagellar protein FlaG gives MEIKNIDTGLPSMVSEIGRTEKGGKDVQTEQIAARTDTSHHNLESVPAIKSFEVISFKAFFAVDENKNVVIRIRDAEGNIVKQIPPAEYLKMAEILSESNKNLLHLEA, from the coding sequence ATGGAAATAAAAAATATAGATACCGGCCTTCCCTCCATGGTTTCCGAGATCGGTCGAACCGAAAAAGGGGGGAAAGACGTCCAAACAGAACAAATTGCGGCGCGGACCGACACAAGTCATCACAATTTGGAAAGCGTTCCCGCCATTAAAAGTTTTGAAGTCATTTCTTTTAAGGCATTTTTCGCAGTCGATGAGAATAAGAATGTCGTGATCAGAATTAGAGACGCTGAGGGGAATATCGTCAAGCAGATCCCGCCCGCAGAATATTTAAAAATGGCGGAGATTCTTTCCGAGAGCAATAAAAACCTATTACACCTCGAGGCGTAA
- a CDS encoding flagellin, with the protein MALTVNTNMFSIIAQGNLSKTQNPLMSAMQRLSSGLRINSSRDDAAGLAIATRMTRSINGLTVAARNANDGVSFAQTAEGSMGEMLNNLQRIYELANQSASYNTSTDRSSMNQEVTQLVSELNRVVSQTRFNGETFLNQAFSGAFQVGIEVNETISIATTNVSPDTLGVQSTRTDFTDISTNRTAIASSIAGSSLRATGGLAASATLAGVDLGAVILQSDMINRSQAVINRVNQYTGSTNITAFSFGNAFVGTAATGNGSAGDVNSGYLTINGIAIGSTSLGALSSGSIVAAALASAINAKTASTGVYAIVLGSADIGSANTASIALVNATGAAITVAVATANAGAASAVVSYFGATGGSVSAGQNGQIVLSAPLGTTSASTNAAIDSLALGFSSSAASVSISGSASVNSVSVNTVGNANLAILAVKQGLDTLNAERAKLGAVMNRLQSTIANITNSNENTTAARSRIMDTDFAMETANLTKAMITQQAGISILAQANTLPQQVLALLQGR; encoded by the coding sequence ATGGCTTTAACAGTTAATACCAACATGTTTTCGATTATTGCGCAGGGTAACCTATCCAAAACGCAGAATCCGTTGATGTCTGCGATGCAGCGTCTCTCTTCAGGTCTTCGAATCAACTCCTCGAGGGACGACGCAGCCGGTTTGGCCATCGCCACCCGGATGACCCGGTCGATCAACGGTCTTACGGTTGCCGCTAGAAACGCGAACGACGGGGTCTCTTTCGCCCAGACGGCGGAAGGTTCCATGGGGGAAATGCTCAACAATCTCCAGAGAATTTATGAACTGGCGAACCAGTCTGCGAGCTACAACACCTCGACAGACCGGAGTTCGATGAACCAGGAGGTCACCCAGCTTGTTTCCGAATTGAACAGGGTGGTCAGCCAGACTCGGTTCAATGGAGAGACCTTCCTGAACCAAGCGTTCAGCGGCGCCTTTCAGGTCGGGATCGAGGTCAATGAGACGATCTCGATTGCAACGACCAACGTGTCGCCGGATACCTTGGGTGTCCAGTCTACGAGGACCGATTTTACGGACATCAGCACCAACAGAACGGCGATTGCAAGTTCGATTGCGGGATCGTCATTGCGGGCGACCGGCGGTTTGGCGGCCAGCGCTACATTGGCTGGGGTTGATCTCGGCGCCGTCATTCTCCAGAGCGATATGATCAATCGGAGCCAAGCTGTGATCAACCGGGTCAACCAATATACCGGGTCAACCAATATCACCGCCTTCTCCTTCGGGAATGCGTTTGTCGGGACGGCAGCCACCGGAAACGGAAGCGCCGGGGATGTAAATTCTGGTTACCTGACGATCAACGGGATTGCGATTGGCTCTACTTCTCTTGGAGCTCTTTCGAGCGGTTCAATCGTGGCGGCGGCCTTGGCATCGGCAATTAATGCCAAGACGGCGTCGACAGGAGTCTACGCGATTGTCCTTGGCAGCGCCGACATCGGCTCTGCGAATACCGCCAGCATCGCACTGGTCAACGCGACGGGCGCGGCTATTACGGTGGCTGTTGCGACGGCGAATGCCGGCGCGGCAAGCGCTGTGGTGAGTTACTTTGGCGCGACCGGAGGGAGCGTTTCCGCGGGGCAAAATGGACAGATCGTCTTGAGCGCTCCACTCGGGACCACCAGCGCCTCAACCAACGCGGCGATCGACAGCCTGGCACTTGGTTTCAGCTCTTCAGCTGCATCGGTTTCAATCAGCGGCAGCGCGTCGGTCAACTCGGTGTCGGTCAACACGGTCGGCAACGCCAACCTGGCAATCTTGGCGGTGAAGCAAGGTCTGGACACCCTCAACGCCGAACGGGCCAAACTCGGCGCGGTCATGAACCGGCTTCAATCGACGATCGCCAACATCACGAATAGCAATGAAAACACCACCGCGGCGAGATCCCGAATCATGGACACCGATTTCGCGATGGAAACCGCGAACCTGACGAAAGCGATGATCACCCAGCAGGCGGGTATTTCGATCCTCGCTCAGGCGAACACATTGCCTCAACAGGTGTTGGCGCTATTGCAAGGAAGATAA
- a CDS encoding sensor domain-containing diguanylate cyclase: MQLSARLDSAYKLLEKDRNRLQKWSEHLQRLYVLNQTLSESLHIDEVAQSLAVNLRKVIQYDIACLFLKNENRVRIYTHLQKRPAFLEKVSQETMQNRRSFLDKGNSPSGPIVLKGGTEILVPLRVATEGIGFLRLIRYSNDLFDDYQSRILAMISVSLSLAIRNAEVHQEVQALASRDELTSLLNRRAFLNVVHQEFRRAARHETSLALILIDIDRFKQINDHYGHLVGDNVIREIGEIIKKSVREVDIVARYGGDELVVVLPKTNLEEAMVAAQRIRKKIGTTLFKSDDRAIQITISMGVAQSPASLIRTPDDLFRLADQALYVAKEKGRNRIEIPPRPHITRGQGVLK, from the coding sequence TTGCAGCTTTCGGCCCGATTGGACTCGGCCTACAAGCTTTTGGAGAAGGACCGCAATCGGCTTCAAAAGTGGAGTGAGCATCTTCAGCGCCTCTATGTTTTGAATCAGACCTTATCCGAATCGCTTCATATTGATGAAGTGGCCCAATCGCTGGCGGTCAACCTCAGAAAGGTTATTCAATACGATATTGCTTGCCTCTTCTTAAAGAATGAGAATCGGGTGAGGATTTACACGCACCTCCAAAAGCGGCCCGCTTTTTTAGAGAAGGTCTCTCAGGAGACGATGCAGAATCGTCGGTCCTTCCTGGACAAGGGGAATTCGCCGTCGGGACCGATCGTCTTAAAGGGGGGGACCGAAATCTTGGTTCCGCTCCGGGTTGCAACGGAAGGAATTGGATTTTTGAGGCTCATTCGATATTCGAACGACCTGTTTGATGATTATCAATCGAGAATTCTCGCAATGATTTCCGTTTCCCTCTCTCTTGCTATACGAAATGCCGAAGTTCACCAGGAGGTCCAGGCATTGGCCAGTAGAGATGAACTGACCTCTCTGTTGAACCGACGTGCCTTTTTAAACGTCGTCCATCAAGAGTTTCGACGTGCGGCTCGCCATGAAACCTCATTAGCGCTCATTCTCATCGATATTGATCGTTTTAAGCAGATTAATGACCATTATGGTCACCTCGTCGGGGACAATGTGATCCGGGAAATAGGGGAGATCATAAAAAAGAGCGTTCGAGAGGTCGACATCGTCGCCCGCTACGGGGGGGATGAGCTGGTTGTGGTTTTGCCAAAAACCAATTTGGAGGAAGCGATGGTTGCGGCGCAACGGATTCGAAAGAAAATCGGGACCACTTTGTTCAAGAGCGATGATCGCGCCATTCAGATTACGATCAGCATGGGGGTTGCACAGTCCCCGGCTTCCTTGATTAGAACGCCGGATGATCTTTTTCGATTGGCCGATCAGGCGCTATATGTTGCAAAGGAGAAGGGACGAAACCGAATTGAAATTCCGCCACGACCGCATATCACGAGAGGGCAGGGTGTTTTAAAATGA
- the fliD gene encoding flagellar filament capping protein FliD, whose translation MATNPISGLLSGITGIDTDTVVNQLMTVERQPLQSLTNKKAAYDAKITAYGNLSSALARLKSSLSSLKSTSILGMTASSSDVTVFTATATAAASEGAYNIKVSNVATKQSVYSEPFLSGGSAVADLSSVATQKLKIQVGSATEVEVTVDSTNNTLNGVRDAINAASAGVTASVVNDGLGYRLALSSNTTGASSRITVKADEDNDGVYSETGAESDTTGLSKLALNATYAADGSVTGGITNMTQSQGAVDASLVVDGLTITRDSNTITDILGGVTLNLLNNSAGKTLILTVAKDTQKIKDNVNGFISSYNTVMGLARSLSTSTPGKSVILAGDSTANGIINQLNSAITASYGGTSPVSLGLSHDKQGNLSVDTKILDSAVKAGLQGVTDTFDGMATSLESNVTDLINIQIPARNNGLNISSKGVQRNIDNLTVRLQTVEATYRKQFAALGQTLAQLQSTGNFLSQRLASITNSGSSSSGG comes from the coding sequence ATGGCGACGAACCCGATTTCCGGACTGTTATCAGGTATCACAGGCATTGATACCGACACCGTTGTGAATCAGTTGATGACGGTCGAAAGGCAGCCGCTGCAGTCGCTAACGAATAAAAAGGCTGCCTATGATGCGAAGATCACCGCCTATGGAAATCTTTCGAGCGCCCTGGCCAGGCTGAAGAGTTCGCTCTCTTCCCTCAAATCGACATCGATCTTAGGGATGACCGCCTCTTCCTCCGACGTCACTGTTTTTACCGCCACCGCCACCGCCGCCGCTTCGGAAGGAGCTTATAACATCAAGGTGAGCAATGTCGCCACCAAACAAAGCGTTTATTCGGAGCCATTTCTTTCGGGTGGCTCCGCCGTTGCCGATCTTTCCTCGGTTGCAACTCAGAAATTGAAAATACAGGTCGGCTCCGCCACAGAGGTCGAGGTGACGGTCGATTCGACGAATAACACGCTGAATGGTGTCCGGGATGCGATTAATGCCGCAAGTGCCGGGGTGACCGCATCCGTTGTGAATGATGGATTGGGGTACAGATTGGCCCTCTCGTCGAACACCACCGGTGCATCCAGCCGGATTACCGTCAAAGCCGATGAGGACAATGATGGCGTTTATTCGGAGACAGGCGCCGAGTCCGATACTACAGGACTCTCCAAACTCGCTCTGAATGCCACTTATGCTGCGGATGGGTCGGTGACCGGCGGAATTACCAACATGACCCAATCTCAAGGTGCGGTCGACGCATCGTTGGTGGTAGATGGGTTGACCATCACTCGGGACTCCAACACCATCACCGATATCCTCGGCGGGGTGACCCTTAATTTACTGAACAACTCGGCCGGCAAAACATTGATCCTCACTGTTGCAAAGGATACCCAAAAGATAAAAGACAATGTCAATGGATTCATCAGCTCCTATAACACCGTCATGGGGCTTGCCAGGAGTCTCTCCACATCTACGCCGGGCAAATCAGTGATTCTGGCAGGAGACAGCACTGCGAATGGCATTATCAATCAGCTGAACTCGGCCATCACCGCCTCATACGGCGGAACGAGTCCCGTGAGCCTCGGCTTAAGCCATGATAAGCAGGGAAATCTTTCCGTAGATACAAAAATCTTAGACAGTGCGGTCAAAGCCGGCCTTCAAGGGGTCACCGATACTTTTGACGGCATGGCGACGTCGCTTGAGAGCAACGTTACAGATCTTATCAATATTCAGATTCCGGCGCGCAACAATGGGCTGAACATTTCAAGCAAAGGGGTCCAGCGGAACATAGACAACCTGACCGTTCGGCTTCAAACGGTAGAGGCCACTTATAGAAAGCAATTCGCCGCTTTAGGTCAGACCCTTGCTCAGCTTCAGTCGACCGGAAACTTTTTATCGCAGAGGCTCGCGTCGATCACAAATAGTGGAAGCAGCTCGTCCGGCGGATAA
- a CDS encoding flagellar assembly protein FliW yields MIIEVNSAKLGSLKVDSDRLITFPDGIPGFPKVKRYFVVENDKGHPLCWLQAVEDPELAFVVTDPFIFDSQYQPPIPAEEFKRLEIDGGESLALLIIVNVPQEDPLKMTANFMAPLVINAKTRLGKQVILYDSHYSHHKPLLTAPAASRP; encoded by the coding sequence ATGATCATCGAAGTCAACAGCGCCAAACTGGGGTCTCTGAAAGTGGACTCGGACCGGTTGATCACATTCCCGGATGGCATTCCTGGATTTCCGAAGGTGAAAAGGTACTTCGTGGTCGAAAACGATAAAGGGCATCCTCTTTGCTGGCTTCAAGCGGTAGAGGATCCGGAGCTCGCCTTTGTTGTGACCGATCCGTTTATCTTTGATTCCCAGTATCAACCGCCGATCCCCGCGGAGGAATTCAAGCGTCTTGAGATTGACGGGGGAGAGTCGCTTGCATTACTGATCATTGTGAATGTTCCCCAGGAAGACCCGCTCAAAATGACCGCCAATTTCATGGCGCCGCTGGTCATCAATGCCAAAACTCGCCTGGGAAAACAAGTCATTCTATACGATTCGCATTACAGCCACCATAAACCTCTCTTGACAGCGCCGGCCGCCAGCCGACCCTAA
- the fliS gene encoding flagellar export chaperone FliS, with product MNLSSNYPMNAYVQASLETAAPSADPHKLILMLFDGAIESVHSANEQILKGNFSEKGRAISKAIAIIGELAGSLNYEVGGEIAASLGLLYAHMTLELLDASAENKPEGISHVGQLLSELRSGWEAISPKQPTLAEIADEPPTPQQVAVSYGKV from the coding sequence ATGAATCTCAGTTCCAACTACCCGATGAATGCTTATGTTCAAGCCAGCCTTGAAACGGCTGCTCCTTCCGCCGATCCCCACAAGCTCATCCTCATGTTATTTGATGGGGCGATCGAGTCGGTTCATTCCGCGAATGAACAGATCCTGAAAGGGAATTTTTCGGAAAAAGGCCGTGCTATTTCAAAAGCCATCGCCATTATCGGAGAGCTGGCCGGAAGTTTAAATTATGAAGTGGGCGGTGAGATTGCGGCAAGCTTGGGTCTTTTATATGCTCACATGACGCTCGAATTGCTCGATGCCAGCGCCGAAAACAAACCGGAGGGTATCAGTCACGTGGGACAACTCCTCTCCGAGTTAAGAAGCGGATGGGAGGCGATCAGTCCCAAACAACCAACCCTGGCGGAGATCGCTGACGAACCGCCCACGCCGCAGCAGGTCGCAGTCAGCTATGGAAAGGTCTAG